From a region of the Mycobacteroides saopaulense genome:
- a CDS encoding dienelactone hydrolase family protein, with protein sequence MASTRTLFKALTRRGPHKVLRGNLAFAGVTGVVYTPDSGFNLPAVAFGHDWLTGTDKYRATLEHLASWGIVAAAPDTEKGLIPSHLNLAADLATTLEIVTRVRLGDGKISVHPTKLALVGHGLGASAAVFAATRTPALVDKKNRPVGAKAVAALFPSATQPPVEDGAAGLTIPGLVLTSGDDAHSLRSNAVALTRAWPGAELRYIAKAKSSGLPEHSWLRRFVGLGGSNRATQRNTRALLTGYLLFQLAGDKRYRDFADPAAELPNSSPPEAVEQEISQLDRVQSLLR encoded by the coding sequence ATGGCGAGTACCCGCACGCTATTCAAAGCCCTGACCCGCCGTGGTCCGCACAAAGTGCTGCGCGGCAACCTGGCCTTCGCGGGGGTGACCGGCGTCGTCTACACACCGGATTCCGGCTTCAATCTGCCCGCGGTGGCGTTCGGACACGACTGGCTGACCGGCACGGACAAGTATCGCGCGACCCTCGAACACCTCGCGTCCTGGGGAATCGTCGCCGCTGCCCCCGATACCGAGAAGGGGTTGATCCCGTCACACCTGAATCTGGCCGCCGACTTGGCCACAACACTCGAGATCGTGACTCGAGTACGTCTGGGCGACGGCAAGATCAGCGTGCATCCCACCAAGCTCGCGCTCGTCGGTCACGGCCTGGGTGCCTCCGCGGCGGTTTTCGCGGCGACGCGTACCCCTGCTCTCGTGGACAAGAAGAATCGGCCCGTAGGCGCCAAGGCCGTGGCGGCGCTGTTTCCCAGCGCAACTCAGCCGCCGGTAGAAGACGGAGCCGCCGGCTTGACCATCCCCGGCCTGGTGCTGACGAGCGGCGATGACGCGCACTCGCTGCGATCCAATGCCGTCGCGCTCACCCGCGCCTGGCCGGGTGCCGAGTTGCGGTATATCGCCAAAGCGAAGTCCAGTGGACTGCCCGAGCACAGCTGGCTTCGTAGGTTCGTCGGCCTCGGCGGATCCAACCGGGCCACCCAGCGCAACACCCGCGCCCTGTTGACCGGATATCTGCTGTTCCAGCTTGCGGGTGACAAGCGCTACCGGGATTTCGCGGACCCGGCGGCCGAACTGCCGAACAGCTCGCCACCGGAAGCCGTCGAGCAGGAGATCAGCCAGCTCGATCGCGTGCAATCGCTGCTGAGATAG
- a CDS encoding type VII secretion target, whose product MGETSINVAGVRGVAGEFDNVANELQKAVEQLRGLSFGGASAGRWHTAKGDAVRTGLREVVAHLENWQRTNTVIAEQLRATAQRYADREAKNAARMAAADGR is encoded by the coding sequence ATGGGAGAAACCTCGATCAATGTCGCTGGTGTCCGGGGGGTCGCTGGAGAGTTCGACAACGTGGCCAACGAGCTGCAAAAGGCAGTAGAGCAGCTGCGTGGTTTGTCTTTTGGCGGGGCGTCGGCCGGGCGTTGGCACACGGCCAAGGGCGATGCGGTCAGGACCGGGCTGCGCGAGGTGGTCGCTCATCTCGAGAACTGGCAGCGCACCAACACCGTGATCGCCGAGCAACTTCGGGCCACGGCGCAGCGGTATGCCGATCGGGAAGCCAAGAACGCCGCACGGATGGCGGCAGCCGATGGCCGGTAG
- a CDS encoding LLM class F420-dependent oxidoreductase yields MRIGTTLSYAGGFTEVVDELAELEKVGLDIAFVAEAYSYDAASQLGYLAAKTSTVKLASGIFQLYTRTPTLLAMTAAGLDYVSNGRFVLGIGASGPQVIEGFHGVKYDAPLGRTRETVEICRKVWRRERLEFEGKYFTVPLPPEQGTGLGKALKLINHPVRDRIPVLIAALGPKNVALTAEIAEGWQPIFFLPEKANDVWGAALAEGKAKRDPSLGDLEVYAGPALAIGDDVEALYGFVKPSLALYIGGMGAKGKNFYHNLATAYGFGKEADTIQELYLAGKKAEATDAVPDELVRNVSLIGPKSFVAERVAAFKEAGVTTLNVAPLAADAAGRIKHVEALRELL; encoded by the coding sequence ATGCGCATTGGAACCACGCTGAGCTATGCCGGCGGATTCACCGAAGTTGTCGACGAGCTCGCTGAGCTGGAGAAAGTCGGACTGGATATCGCGTTCGTCGCCGAAGCGTACTCGTATGACGCCGCGAGCCAACTCGGGTACCTCGCCGCCAAGACGTCCACGGTGAAGCTCGCCTCGGGCATCTTCCAGCTCTACACCCGTACCCCCACCCTGCTGGCGATGACGGCGGCCGGTCTGGACTACGTCTCCAACGGCCGCTTCGTCCTCGGCATCGGAGCCTCCGGCCCGCAGGTCATCGAAGGATTCCACGGCGTGAAGTACGACGCCCCGCTGGGCCGCACCCGCGAAACCGTCGAGATCTGCCGCAAGGTCTGGCGCCGCGAACGCCTCGAATTCGAGGGCAAGTACTTCACCGTGCCGCTGCCCCCGGAGCAGGGCACCGGCCTGGGCAAGGCACTGAAGCTGATCAATCACCCTGTGCGTGACCGTATTCCGGTGCTCATCGCTGCGCTCGGCCCCAAAAACGTGGCGCTCACCGCCGAGATCGCCGAGGGCTGGCAGCCCATCTTCTTCCTGCCCGAGAAGGCCAACGACGTATGGGGCGCGGCCCTGGCCGAGGGCAAGGCCAAGCGCGATCCGTCGCTCGGAGATCTCGAGGTTTACGCCGGGCCCGCTCTGGCGATCGGTGACGACGTCGAGGCGCTGTACGGATTCGTGAAGCCAAGCCTGGCGCTGTACATCGGCGGTATGGGCGCCAAGGGCAAGAACTTCTACCACAACCTCGCGACCGCCTACGGGTTCGGCAAGGAAGCCGACACCATCCAGGAGCTCTACCTGGCGGGCAAGAAGGCCGAAGCCACCGACGCGGTGCCGGACGAGCTCGTCAGGAACGTCTCGCTCATCGGACCCAAGAGCTTTGTGGCCGAACGCGTTGCGGCCTTCAAGGAGGCCGGTGTGACCACCCTCAACGTGGCGCCGCTGGCAGCCGATGCGGCCGGTCGTATCAAGCATGTCGAGGCACTGCGCGAGCTGCTCTGA
- a CDS encoding alkaline phosphatase D family protein, with product MTAIPRRTVLRAALLGLAIAPATAACGPALVTTRPKLTHGIASGFPRPDGAVIWARSDRPATMIVETAATESFSDARRFSGPALTPDTDGTGRFRLTGLPADTEVHYRVTLDSDGTLSEPVTGVFRTAPASARNVRLIWSGDVAGQGFGINPDLGGMKIFRTMADRNPQFFIHSGDTVYADVPIPETLTLPDGRVWRNETSEAKSAVAQTLDQYRGQHAYNLTDANYRYFNARVPQLVQWDDHEVLNNWYPGEILDSDKYTEKRVDVLAGYGHRAFHEWQPIEPRETVDGRVYQRVSYGPLLDVFLLDMRSYKDPNSPNRQPRGAILGAAQTEWLIDALASSKAVWKIVANDLPLALVVPDGKTDFEAVANGDDGQPLGRETELAHILSQLKARQVHNVVWLTADVHYTAAHEYSPTRAAFTDFDPFWEFVSGPLNAGAGQEKPLDATFGPRADFVHAAPADQSSPLDGYQHFGQIDIDGGSGDLTVTLCDAVGSALYTRTLART from the coding sequence ATGACAGCCATCCCGCGCCGTACCGTCCTGCGCGCCGCCCTACTCGGGCTTGCGATAGCTCCGGCCACCGCGGCGTGCGGACCGGCACTGGTGACAACGCGTCCCAAGCTGACGCACGGGATCGCGAGCGGATTTCCTCGCCCCGACGGCGCGGTGATCTGGGCACGCTCGGATCGACCGGCCACCATGATTGTCGAAACGGCGGCCACCGAAAGCTTCTCGGATGCACGACGTTTCAGCGGTCCGGCGCTCACGCCGGACACGGACGGCACCGGGCGGTTTCGCCTCACCGGGCTGCCTGCCGACACCGAGGTGCACTACCGAGTGACCCTCGATTCGGACGGAACGCTGAGCGAGCCCGTCACCGGCGTCTTCCGAACGGCACCGGCATCCGCGCGAAATGTGCGGCTGATCTGGTCCGGCGACGTGGCGGGACAGGGGTTCGGCATCAATCCAGACCTGGGTGGGATGAAGATCTTCCGCACCATGGCGGACCGGAATCCGCAGTTCTTCATCCACAGCGGGGACACCGTCTACGCGGATGTGCCGATTCCGGAAACACTGACACTGCCCGACGGGAGGGTCTGGCGCAACGAGACATCGGAGGCGAAAAGCGCTGTCGCACAAACCCTCGACCAGTATCGAGGACAACACGCGTACAACCTCACCGACGCCAACTATCGGTACTTCAATGCGCGCGTGCCGCAGCTGGTGCAGTGGGATGACCACGAGGTGCTCAACAACTGGTACCCCGGCGAGATTCTCGACAGCGACAAGTACACCGAAAAGCGCGTCGACGTGCTCGCCGGGTACGGGCACCGGGCATTCCACGAATGGCAGCCGATCGAACCCCGCGAAACCGTGGACGGCCGCGTGTACCAACGAGTCTCCTACGGTCCACTGCTAGACGTATTCCTTCTCGACATGCGCAGCTACAAGGACCCCAACTCCCCCAACCGGCAACCGCGCGGCGCCATCTTGGGTGCCGCCCAGACAGAATGGCTGATCGACGCGCTGGCCTCGTCGAAGGCGGTGTGGAAGATCGTCGCCAACGACCTGCCACTGGCACTGGTGGTACCCGACGGAAAGACCGACTTCGAGGCCGTCGCGAACGGCGACGACGGCCAACCCCTCGGGCGGGAAACCGAGCTGGCGCATATCCTCTCACAACTCAAGGCACGACAGGTCCACAACGTCGTGTGGTTGACGGCCGATGTGCATTACACCGCGGCACATGAATACTCACCGACTCGGGCCGCATTCACCGATTTCGATCCGTTCTGGGAGTTCGTGTCGGGTCCGCTCAATGCGGGTGCCGGACAAGAGAAGCCACTGGACGCAACCTTCGGCCCGCGAGCCGATTTCGTCCACGCCGCCCCGGCCGATCAGTCGTCACCGCTGGACGGTTACCAACACTTCGGACAGATCGACATCGATGGCGGCAGCGGTGACCTGACGGTCACCCTGTGCGACGCCGTGGGCTCGGCGCTGTACACACGCACCCTGGCGCGCACCTAG
- the glmM gene encoding phosphoglucosamine mutase produces MGLFGTDGVRGVANADLTAELAMALGAAAARSLGRAHAVAVVGRDPRASGEMLEAAVVAGIAAEGVDVLRVGVLPTPAVAYLTGAYDAAFGVMISASHNPMPDNGIKIFGAGGHKLDDDAEAAIEAQLEALSIRPTGGGIGRVRDAVDALDRYLHHVENASTHPLGGVTVVVDCAHGAASDAAPLAYRAAGALVVDINADPDGLNINDGCGSTHLGPLQEAVRAHGAHLGLAHDGDADRCLAVDADGNVIDGDAIMVVLAEAMAEAGELTANTLVTTVMSNQGLHIAMRAAGIDVKVTGVGDRYVLEELRAGQFALGGEQSGHIVLPSLATTGDGIVTGLRLMSRMAQTGKSLAELASAMRSLPQTLINVPVSNKHTVAQAPEVLAAVAAVESELAGNGRILLRPSGTEQLVRVMVEADEQSTAQRLAERVAQVVGAV; encoded by the coding sequence ATGGGTTTGTTTGGCACCGACGGCGTGCGGGGTGTCGCGAATGCCGATCTGACGGCTGAGCTTGCGATGGCCCTCGGCGCCGCTGCGGCACGGTCCCTCGGGCGTGCGCACGCCGTGGCCGTGGTGGGCCGCGATCCACGTGCCAGCGGTGAGATGCTGGAGGCAGCCGTGGTCGCGGGTATCGCGGCAGAAGGTGTCGACGTGCTGCGCGTGGGTGTGCTGCCCACCCCGGCGGTGGCGTACCTGACGGGCGCGTATGACGCGGCCTTCGGTGTCATGATCTCGGCTTCGCATAACCCCATGCCAGACAACGGAATAAAGATTTTCGGCGCCGGCGGCCACAAACTCGACGATGACGCAGAGGCGGCCATCGAGGCGCAGCTGGAAGCCCTTTCCATACGTCCTACCGGCGGCGGGATCGGGCGGGTGCGCGATGCGGTGGACGCCCTCGACCGGTATCTGCATCACGTCGAGAACGCCTCCACCCACCCGCTCGGCGGAGTCACCGTCGTGGTCGATTGTGCGCACGGGGCGGCCTCGGACGCGGCGCCGCTGGCCTACCGGGCGGCGGGTGCTCTCGTGGTCGACATCAATGCCGACCCCGACGGGCTCAACATCAACGATGGCTGTGGGTCAACGCATCTCGGTCCACTGCAGGAGGCGGTTCGCGCCCATGGTGCGCATCTCGGGCTCGCGCACGACGGAGATGCCGACAGGTGTCTCGCCGTGGATGCCGATGGGAACGTCATCGATGGTGACGCCATCATGGTCGTGCTTGCCGAGGCAATGGCCGAAGCCGGCGAGCTGACCGCCAACACCCTGGTCACCACGGTGATGAGCAATCAGGGTCTGCATATCGCCATGCGCGCCGCGGGCATCGACGTCAAGGTGACCGGTGTCGGCGACCGGTATGTGCTGGAAGAATTGCGCGCGGGCCAATTCGCTTTAGGCGGTGAACAATCCGGCCACATCGTGCTGCCTTCCCTGGCCACCACCGGCGACGGCATCGTCACCGGTCTGCGTCTCATGTCGCGCATGGCGCAGACGGGTAAGTCGCTGGCCGAGCTCGCGTCCGCCATGCGCAGCCTGCCGCAAACGCTCATCAATGTGCCGGTCTCGAACAAGCACACCGTGGCACAGGCGCCCGAGGTGCTGGCCGCGGTCGCCGCAGTGGAATCCGAGCTTGCCGGCAATGGTCGAATCCTGTTGCGTCCCTCCGGAACCGAACAGCTCGTGCGGGTCATGGTGGAAGCCGACGAGCAGTCGACCGCCCAGCGTCTTGCCGAACGTGTGGCTCAGGTGGTCGGCGCGGTCTAG
- the rpsI gene encoding 30S ribosomal protein S9: MTDIAEEQTPAEDAENTVESGDQELVEVVVEETAETEVKAAPRGPVIIDKPIQTVGRRKEAVVRVRLVPGTGKFHLDGRSLEEYFPNKVHQQLIKAPLVSVNRLDSVDIYAHLTGGGPSGQAGALRLAIARALIIVEPEDRPVLKKAGFLTRDPRAIERKKYGLKKARKAPQYSKR; encoded by the coding sequence GTGACCGATATCGCCGAAGAGCAGACTCCCGCAGAAGACGCCGAGAACACCGTGGAAAGCGGTGACCAGGAGCTCGTCGAGGTCGTGGTTGAAGAGACCGCCGAGACCGAGGTCAAGGCCGCTCCTCGCGGACCGGTCATCATCGACAAGCCCATCCAGACCGTCGGCCGCCGCAAGGAAGCCGTTGTCCGGGTTCGTCTCGTCCCCGGCACCGGCAAGTTCCACTTGGACGGCCGCAGCTTGGAGGAGTACTTCCCGAACAAGGTGCACCAGCAGCTCATCAAGGCCCCGCTGGTCTCGGTGAACCGCCTCGACAGCGTGGACATCTACGCCCACCTGACCGGTGGCGGCCCCTCGGGCCAGGCCGGCGCGCTGCGCCTGGCCATCGCCCGTGCACTCATCATCGTGGAGCCCGAGGACCGCCCGGTGCTGAAGAAGGCCGGCTTCCTGACTCGTGACCCCCGTGCGATCGAGCGCAAGAAGTACGGTCTCAAGAAGGCCCGCAAGGCGCCTCAGTACTCGAAGCGCTGA
- the rplM gene encoding 50S ribosomal protein L13, with the protein MPTYTPKAGDITTSWYVIDATDVVLGRLAVQAATLLRGKHKPTYAPHADGGDFVVIINAEKIALSGKKLTDKFAYRHSGFPGGLRKRSIGEQLEKFPTRTVEKAIIGMLPKNKLGRQIERKLKVYAGAEHPHAAQQPIPFEIKQVAQ; encoded by the coding sequence GTGCCTACCTACACGCCGAAGGCGGGTGACATCACCACGAGCTGGTATGTCATCGACGCCACGGATGTGGTGCTCGGCCGTCTTGCCGTTCAAGCAGCCACTCTGCTGCGCGGCAAGCACAAGCCGACCTACGCCCCCCATGCCGATGGTGGCGATTTCGTCGTCATCATCAATGCCGAGAAGATTGCCCTGAGCGGCAAGAAGCTCACCGACAAGTTCGCCTACCGTCACTCGGGTTTCCCGGGCGGTCTGCGCAAGCGCAGCATCGGCGAGCAGCTGGAGAAGTTCCCCACTCGCACGGTGGAGAAGGCAATCATCGGCATGCTGCCCAAGAACAAGCTCGGCCGTCAGATCGAGCGCAAGCTGAAGGTGTACGCCGGTGCCGAGCACCCGCACGCCGCACAGCAGCCGATCCCGTTCGAGATTAAGCAGGTGGCTCAGTGA
- a CDS encoding WXG100 family type VII secretion target: MQITYNHGEIDALVADVKGIINKFQAGLEELQHDIQPLVQQAEGQEATAYQEYQKAWHQSAEDLNQILTQLNSKVDQGNQDAQHTDQSAAGAWHG, translated from the coding sequence ATGCAGATTACTTATAACCACGGCGAGATTGACGCGTTGGTTGCGGATGTCAAGGGCATCATCAACAAGTTCCAGGCCGGTCTCGAGGAACTGCAGCACGACATCCAGCCCTTGGTCCAGCAGGCCGAGGGTCAGGAAGCGACTGCGTACCAGGAGTACCAGAAGGCCTGGCACCAGTCCGCTGAGGACCTCAACCAGATCCTGACCCAGCTCAACTCGAAGGTTGACCAGGGCAACCAGGACGCGCAGCACACCGACCAGAGCGCCGCGGGTGCCTGGCACGGCTAA
- a CDS encoding WXG100 family type VII secretion target, whose amino-acid sequence MAVFQNDLALLDSTAKKIDGKYQEFTAMQSQLRDRVAVGTSTWQGQARHAFDEAMARFDQEMGDIQKVLIGIHDTMESNKRRIQEMDESQTF is encoded by the coding sequence GTGGCTGTTTTTCAGAATGACCTGGCGTTGCTCGATTCCACTGCCAAGAAGATCGACGGCAAGTACCAGGAGTTCACCGCGATGCAGTCCCAGCTGCGGGACCGCGTAGCCGTGGGCACCAGCACGTGGCAGGGTCAGGCGCGGCACGCCTTTGACGAGGCGATGGCTCGTTTCGATCAGGAGATGGGCGACATCCAGAAGGTGCTGATCGGGATTCACGACACCATGGAGTCGAACAAGCGTCGGATCCAGGAGATGGACGAGAGCCAGACCTTCTAA
- a CDS encoding type VII secretion-associated protein — protein sequence MILDRDPLAGARVAIEVTETAVRARTDDGVREAGRSDVRSAVAALDDEMALLPGRVVPSRALWAALFESLLTDRNAPVSLDSMVLIHPTTWSSGRRTLLSSAARMMAATLTVRSRAFALAERGVRADLSGRSFVVVEVAAAEVAITVVGHGSDGEPAATVRHLEDRSWETKSAGEVARAVGRAVEEVVRNEPTGVAAILVDSSDTEMGEAIVDAIDRIGLTPGVSQVAEDSVFRDIGQVPRISAFTDEAAEEPAAARTSEWTPASPPRSAPRFPRWWPAAAIGLAAAIVVTGVVLTVASTRERPAPTTPVVATSLLVEGRVQLMVPAEWAVRRIPAGGAGSARVEVISPKDPEAMVHVTQVRVKSSETLAATADTLRAAMQKEPPGVFTDFKADDTKMERPAVTYTEVREGHDIAWTVLLDNDLRIGVGCQYKKGSYSDVNQACELAIRTARAVKSGS from the coding sequence GTGATTCTCGATCGCGACCCGCTGGCAGGGGCGCGGGTAGCGATCGAGGTGACCGAGACCGCCGTCCGGGCGCGAACCGATGACGGTGTCCGAGAAGCCGGTCGTTCCGATGTGCGGTCGGCGGTAGCCGCACTCGACGACGAGATGGCTCTGTTGCCCGGTCGTGTGGTTCCGTCCCGCGCACTGTGGGCGGCGTTGTTCGAGTCATTACTCACCGACCGGAATGCGCCCGTCAGCCTCGATTCCATGGTGCTGATCCACCCCACGACGTGGAGTTCCGGGCGGCGCACCTTGTTGTCGAGTGCCGCGCGGATGATGGCGGCGACGTTGACGGTCCGGTCACGGGCCTTTGCGCTCGCCGAGCGAGGCGTGCGGGCCGATCTGTCCGGCCGCTCATTTGTCGTGGTCGAGGTGGCAGCTGCCGAGGTCGCCATCACCGTCGTCGGACACGGGTCCGATGGCGAGCCGGCCGCCACGGTTCGTCATCTCGAAGATCGGTCCTGGGAGACCAAGAGCGCGGGCGAGGTCGCACGGGCGGTGGGACGTGCGGTCGAGGAAGTGGTTCGCAACGAACCCACCGGCGTCGCCGCGATCCTCGTCGACTCGTCCGACACCGAGATGGGCGAGGCGATCGTGGACGCGATCGACCGGATCGGACTGACTCCCGGGGTTTCGCAGGTGGCCGAGGATTCGGTGTTCCGCGATATCGGCCAGGTTCCCCGCATCTCGGCGTTCACCGACGAGGCCGCCGAGGAGCCTGCCGCTGCGAGGACCTCCGAGTGGACACCGGCAAGCCCTCCCAGATCTGCCCCGCGGTTTCCCAGGTGGTGGCCGGCCGCCGCGATCGGGCTGGCCGCGGCGATCGTGGTGACGGGTGTCGTGCTGACGGTGGCGTCCACGCGGGAGCGGCCGGCACCGACGACTCCCGTGGTGGCGACCTCGCTGCTGGTGGAGGGTCGTGTGCAGCTCATGGTGCCCGCCGAGTGGGCGGTGCGCCGGATACCCGCGGGCGGCGCCGGATCGGCTCGGGTCGAGGTGATCTCGCCCAAGGACCCCGAGGCGATGGTGCATGTGACCCAGGTGCGGGTGAAGTCCAGCGAGACCTTGGCTGCCACGGCCGACACATTGCGAGCCGCCATGCAGAAGGAGCCACCGGGGGTGTTCACGGATTTCAAGGCCGACGACACCAAGATGGAGCGGCCGGCGGTCACCTATACCGAGGTTCGGGAAGGCCATGACATCGCGTGGACGGTTCTTCTCGACAACGACCTGCGGATAGGCGTTGGCTGTCAATACAAGAAAGGTAGCTATTCTGACGTCAATCAGGCCTGTGAACTAGCAATTCGTACTGCTCGTGCGGTAAAGTCGGGTAGCTAG